A single region of the Brassica rapa cultivar Chiifu-401-42 chromosome A03, CAAS_Brap_v3.01, whole genome shotgun sequence genome encodes:
- the LOC117133077 gene encoding secreted RxLR effector protein 161-like, with protein sequence MSKEFEMSDLGLLTYYLGIEVKQGPNGITIHQEAYARRVLEETNMDGCNLTHIPMEFGLQMSKAMDEAEIDATQYRRRIGCLRYLMHTRPDMAFSVGILSRYMYSPRESHGKALKQVLRYLKGTLSYGLEYKQEKMQKLIGYSDSSHNTDPDDGKSTTGYIFCVGETPISWSSQKQDVVALSSCEAEYMAATEATKQAIWLQELMSEITGSKEEKTLIRVDNKSAIALAKKPGLSPKK encoded by the coding sequence ATGTCTAAAGAATTTGAGATGTCTGATCTCGGGTTACTTACATACTATCTCGGGATAGAGGTTAAGCAAGGACCGAATGGTATAACAATACATCAAGAAGCTTATGCACGTCGTGTTCTAGAAGAAACAAACATGGATGGATGTAATCTAACTCACATTCCTATGGAGTTTGGTTTACAAATGTCAAAAGCCATGGATGAAGCAGAGATTGATGCTACTCAGTATCGAAGGAGAATAGGATGTTTAAGGTATCTAATGCATACAAGACCAGATATGGCATTCTCAGTTGGAATTCTAAGCAGGTACATGTACTCACCTCGAGAATCACATGGGAAAGCATTAAAGCAAGTTTTAAGATATCTTAAGGGAACTCTAAGCTATGGATTGGAGTATAAGCAAGAAAAGATGCAGAAACTTATTGGATATAGTGATAGTAGTCACAACACAGACCCGGATGATGGAAAGAGCACGACAGGCTACATATTTTGCGTTGGAGAAACACCTATCAGCTGGAGCTCTCAGAAACAGGACGTAGTAGCCTTGTCGTCATGTGAAGCAGAATACATGGCTGCAACAGAAGCCACGAAACAAGCGATATGGCTGCAAGAACTTATGAGTGAGATAACCGGAAGTAAAGAAGAGAAGACATTGATAAGGGTTGATAACAAATCGGCCATTGCTTTGGCCAAAAAACCCGGTCTTTCACCGAAGAAGTAA
- the LOC103855519 gene encoding zinc finger protein ZAT5 produces MTSVHEETRLVLLIKGKRTKRQRSVSPHMNAEAMSSVCKEERSLEAREGVGEIEFRGATDEDQDMANCLMLLSQGHKSNTSGDPLLTQKIGFLSNKKPVASLGLGLNGVYQCKTCDKSFHSFQALGGHRTSHKKPKLGAIILKCGEKKSASAVKTVEAARVVGSFLSLQVTSSEGTKKQEKTHECSICKAEFSSGQALGGHMRRHRGLTLNANANSTTRTEISSSHHQESIREKNFIELDLNLPAPEDEPKFVFASKDQILLFAAAASNSLIDCHH; encoded by the coding sequence ATGACAAGTGTTCATGAGGAGACGCGTCTAGTACTCCTCATCAAGGGCAAACGTACCAAACGTCAGCGATCTGTGTCCCCGCATATGAACGCAGAAGCAATGTCCAGCGTTTGCAAAGAGGAACGATCACTGGAGGCAAGAGAAGGAGTTGGTGAAATCGAATTCCGGGGAGCTACGGACGAAGACCAAGACATGGCGAATTGTCTAATGTTGTTGTCGCAAGGACATAAATCAAACACTAGTGGAGATCCTTTGTTGACGCAGAAAATTGGTTTCTTGAGCAACAAGAAACCGGTGGCCTCTCTAGGGTTAGGGCTAAACGGTGTTTACCAGTGCAAAACGTGTGATAAAAGCTTCCACTCGTTTCAAGCGCTAGGAGGGCACAGGACTAGCCATAAGAAGCCTAAACTCGGAGCAATCATTCTCAAATGCGGCGAGAAGAAATCTGCGTCTGCGGTTAAAACAGTAGAAGCTGCGAGAGTTGTAGGAAGCTTTCTTTCTCTGCAAGTAACTAGTAGTGAAGGTACCAAGAAACAGGAAAAAACACATGAATGTTCGATCTGTAAGGCCGAGTTTTCTTCGGGACAAGCCTTAGGAGGACATATGAGGAGACATAGAGGTTTAACATTGAATGCAAATGCTAACTCAACAACCAGAACAGAGATATCATCAAGTCATCATCAAGAATCTATACGGGAAAAGAACTTTATAGAGCTAGATCTGAATCTTCCAGCGCCAGAAGATGAACCCAAGTTCGTGTTTGCGTCCAAAGATCAGATTCTTCTCTTCGCGGCTGCAGCGTCCAATTCTTTGATTGATTGTCATCACTAA
- the LOC103855520 gene encoding ras-related protein RABE1d isoform X1 → MAVAPARARSDYDYLIKLLLIGDSGVGKSCLLLRFSDDTFTTSFITTIGIDFKIRTVELDGKRIKLQIWDTAGQERFRTITTAYYRGAMGILLVYDVTDESSFNNIRNWMKNIEQHASDNVNKILVGNKADMDESKRAIPTAKGQALADEYGIKFFETSAKTNLNVESVFLSIAKDIKQRLTETDTKAEPQGIKITKQDAASSSSTTAEKSACCSYV, encoded by the exons ATGGCGGTTGCTCCGGCGAGAGCTCGTTCGGACTATGATTACCTCATCAAGCTCCTTCTCATCGGCGACAGCG GTGTGGGGAAGAGTTGCTTGTTGCTGCGTTTCTCAGATGATACTTTCACTACAAGCTTCATTACTACCATTGG AATTGACTTCAAGATAAGAACCGTTGAGCTTGATGGGAAGCGTATCAAATTGCAGATATGGGACACTGCTGGTCAAGAACGTTTCAGAACTATCACCAcag CTTATTACAGAGGAGCCATGGGTATACTGCTTGTCTACGATGTAACCGATGAGTCATCCTTCAACA ACATTAGGAACTGGATGAAGAACATAGAGCAGCATGCCTCAGATAACGTGAACAAAATACTGGTCGGTAACAAAGCTGACATGGATgaaagcaaaagg GCTATCCCAACAGCAAAGGGCCAAGCTTTAGCTGATGAGTATGGAATCAAATTCTTTGAGACG AGTGCAAAAACAAACCTCAATGTGGAGTCTGTTTTCCTCTCTATTGCCAAAGACATCAAACAAAGATTGACAGAAACTGATACAAAGGCTGAG CCACAAGGCATCAAGATCACTAAGCAAGATGCTGCTTCATCGTCTTCTACTACAGCTGAGAAATCAGCTTGCTGTAGTTACGTTTAG
- the LOC103855520 gene encoding ras-related protein RABE1d isoform X2, which translates to MITSSSSFSSATAVWGRVACCCVSQMILSLQASLLPLGIVSLALIDFKIRTVELDGKRIKLQIWDTAGQERFRTITTAYYRGAMGILLVYDVTDESSFNNIRNWMKNIEQHASDNVNKILVGNKADMDESKRAIPTAKGQALADEYGIKFFETSAKTNLNVESVFLSIAKDIKQRLTETDTKAEPQGIKITKQDAASSSSTTAEKSACCSYV; encoded by the exons ATGATTACCTCATCAAGCTCCTTCTCATCGGCGACAGCG GTGTGGGGAAGAGTTGCTTGTTGCTGCGTTTCTCAGATGATACTTTCACTACAAGCTTCATTACTACCATTGGGTATTGTCTCCCTTGCTCT AATTGACTTCAAGATAAGAACCGTTGAGCTTGATGGGAAGCGTATCAAATTGCAGATATGGGACACTGCTGGTCAAGAACGTTTCAGAACTATCACCAcag CTTATTACAGAGGAGCCATGGGTATACTGCTTGTCTACGATGTAACCGATGAGTCATCCTTCAACA ACATTAGGAACTGGATGAAGAACATAGAGCAGCATGCCTCAGATAACGTGAACAAAATACTGGTCGGTAACAAAGCTGACATGGATgaaagcaaaagg GCTATCCCAACAGCAAAGGGCCAAGCTTTAGCTGATGAGTATGGAATCAAATTCTTTGAGACG AGTGCAAAAACAAACCTCAATGTGGAGTCTGTTTTCCTCTCTATTGCCAAAGACATCAAACAAAGATTGACAGAAACTGATACAAAGGCTGAG CCACAAGGCATCAAGATCACTAAGCAAGATGCTGCTTCATCGTCTTCTACTACAGCTGAGAAATCAGCTTGCTGTAGTTACGTTTAG
- the LOC103855521 gene encoding MATH domain and coiled-coil domain-containing protein At2g42470-like, whose product MGNQLQRQRKVTAHGFIIASSKVKLANWIFHTYPNTSANVKLQDDVLRTRYMNLLFSVIKRLYHKPLSDLTEDELSKASLELSDVTQAGFSVEWLASKLEKVTLEKKTSEDRIRELEEEVEKLKLTMSEEKVKLKKQPSWITKTEIPTSP is encoded by the coding sequence ATGGGGAACCAATTACAGAGACAAAGAAAGGTAACTGCACACGGCTTCATCATTGCTTCTTCGAAGGTGAAGTTAGCAAACTGGATTTTTCATACATACCCAAATACTTCAGCTAATGTTAAATTGCAAGACGATGTGCTCAGGACAAGATACATGAACCTTCTATTCAGCGTCATCAAGAGACTTTACCACAAACCTCTGAGTGATCTCACAGAAGATGAATTGAGCAAAGCTTCCCTGGAGTTGTCTGATGTGACCCAAGCTGGTTTTAGTGTGGAATGGTTGGCTTCAAAGCTTGAGAAGGTGACCTTGGAGAAGAAGACTTCTGAAGATCGGATTCGGGAACTGGAAGAAGAGGTCGAAAAACTTAAGCTAACCATGTCAGAGGAGAAGGTCAAGTTGAAGAAGCAACCATCTTGGATCACCAAGACAGAGATACCTACTTCTCCTTAG
- the LOC103855523 gene encoding purine-uracil permease NCS1 — translation MVSNCISLGHHLHPHPHKHNHHSLSSLRFHTKAKTHHHVSYTAPSDAHHRSLKHSGWRDHNLSSSRSVNNFGLSRSGVIRPRLSAMTGSEVGDSGYDESQFDPTLTNDDLKPTKPSQRTFSWLDMSSLWIGLVVGVPTYYLAGSLVDLGMAWWQGIATVVAANLILLVPLVLTAQPGTMYGISFPVLARSSFGIRGAHIPTLLRALVGCGWYGIETWIGGEAIFLLLPAHIKNSALSHTLPWLGTSPLEFSCFIVFWLAQLCIVWRGMDGIRKLEKYAAPVLITLTSCLLVWSYVKAGGFGHMLSLSSKLTSAQFWTLFFPSLTANISFWATLALNIPDFSRFAKSQTDQIIGQVGLPVFMGLFTFVGLAVTSSTSIIFGRVISNPIQLLGQIGGLATTLLAILGISLATITTNIAANVVAPANALVNLNPKVFTFGRGALLTAVLGIVCQPWRLLKSSESFVYTWLIGYSALLGPIGGIVLADYYLIKKMKLNIGDLYSSSASGEYYYSKGYNAAAVVALVAGIVPVVPGFLHKVGGLSKISNGFVVVYDNALFFSFIIAGFVYWMLMSRLRTKQSSSSQPLL, via the coding sequence ATGGTCTCCAATTGCATTAGCCTTGGCCACCATCTCCATCCTCACCCCCACAAACATAACCATCATTCACTTTCTTCTTTAAGATTCCACACAAAAGCTAAAACCCATCACCATGTCTCATATACAGCTCCGTCTGATGCACACCATAGAAGTCTCAAACACTCTGGATGGAGGGATCACAACTTGAGTTCTAGCCGGTCCGTTAACAACTTCGGTTTGAGTCGGTCTGGTGTCATCCGCCCAAGACTCTCGGCGATGACAGGGTCAGAAGTCGGTGACTCTGGCTACGACGAATCACAATTCGACCCGACCCTCACGAACGACGACTTGAAACCGACCAAACCAAGCCAAAGAACGTTCTCTTGGTTGGATATGTCGAGTTTATGGATCGGCCTCGTTGTCGGTGTGCCTACTTACTACCTGGCTGGAAGCTTAGTGGACTTAGGGATGGCGTGGTGGCAAGGGATAGCCACAGTGGTTGCTGCCAATCTAATACTCCTCGTGCCGCTGGTTCTCACCGCTCAGCCTGGCACTATGTACGGAATCTCTTTCCCCGTCCTCGCTAGATCATCCTTCGGCATCCGTGGAGCCCATATTCCGACACTACTCAGAGCATTGGTCGGTTGCGGATGGTATGGTATCGAGACATGGATCGGAGGAGAAGCTATCTTCTTGCTCTTACCGGCTCACATCAAGAACTCGGCTTTGTCTCATACACTACCTTGGCTAGGCACTTCTCCCCTTGAGTTCTCTTGTTTCATTGTCTTCTGGTTAGCTCAGCTTTGTATCGTCTGGAGAGGAATGGACGGAATCAGAAAGCTCGAAAAGTACGCAGCTCCTGTTCTGATCACTCTCACTTCTTGTCTCCTTGTCTGGTCTTATGTCAAAGCTGGTGGGTTCGGTCACATGCTTTCCTTGTCATCCAAGCTAACCTCTGCACAGTTCTGGACTCTCTTCTTCCCATCTCTAACCGCAAACATAAGTTTCTGGGCAACGCTAGCTTTAAACATCCCTGACTTTTCCCGGTTTGCGAAATCACAAACCGATCAAATCATTGGTCAAGTTGGACTTCCGGTTTTCATGGGTTTGTTCACGTTCGTTGGCTTAGCTGTTACGTCCTCCACAAGCATCATCTTCGGAAGAGTCATCTCCAATCCCATTCAGCTTCTCGGTCAAATCGGAGGCCTAGCCACAACTCTACTCGCTATCCTTGGAATCTCTCTCGCCACAATCACCACAAACATAGCTGCAAACGTGGTCGCACCAGCAAACGCCCTGGTGaacctaaaccctaaggttttcACATTCGGAAGAGGAGCCTTGTTGACCGCGGTTCTTGGAATCGTGTGCCAGCCTTGGAGATTGCTCAAGTCGAGTGAGAGCTTTGTCTACACATGGCTCATCGGTTACTCTGCGCTTCTTGGTCCTATTGGTGGTATAGTTCTTGCTGATTATTAtctgatcaagaagatgaaacTGAACATTGGAGATTTATACTCTTCGAGTGCCTCCGGAGAATATTATTATTCCAAGGGTTATAATGCGGCTGCTGTGGTGGCTTTGGTCGCCGGAATCGTCCCAGTCGTTCCTGGCTTTCTACACAAGGTCGGAGGTTTGTCAAAGATCTCAAATGGGTTCGTGGTTGTGTACGACAATGCATTGTTTTTCAGCTTCATTATCGCAGGATTTGTCTATTGGATGTTAATGTCTCGTCTGAGAACGAAACAGAGCTCCTCTTCACAGCCACTTTTGTAA
- the LOC103855524 gene encoding dnaJ homolog subfamily C member 28, with protein MAVRLARSSSSRPSLISIVNRISDFAYYSSSSSWWSSPEDLTAGSKRREKKTTDRFSAAIDAVHDRKLPPELRGRRDFVRSETDIINVVEQRIWHSMEEGQFENLPGKGKPLNVHTNPHADPAEDTLYRILNKNGFAPEWVELNKDIRSKAKEWRVSLKKAWAMKLEDDQSGWEEQSNLLKTQLKQINNMVFRYNLIVPFGRQMFGLKWEKEIDRLKE; from the exons ATGGCGGTTCGTCTCGCGAGGTCATCCTCATCACGGCCGTCGCTCATCTCCATCGTAAATCGGATCTCTGATTTCGCCTATTATTCGTCTTCGTCCTCTTGGTGGTCGTCTCCGGAGGATCTGACGGCGGGATCGAAGAGGCGGGAGAAGAAGACTACAGACCGTTTCTCCGCCGCGATCGACGCGGTCCATGACCGGAAGCTCCCGCCGGAGCTACGCGGGCGGCGCGATTTCGTAAG GTCAGAGACTGACATAATCAACGTGGTCGAGCAAAGGATATGGCACTCAATGGAAGAAGGCCAGTTTGAGAATTTACCTGGTAAAGGCAAACCCTTGAACGTCCACACAAATCCTCACGCAGACCCAGCGGAGGATACGTTGTACCGGATTCTTAACAAGAACGGGTTTGCTCCCGAGTGGGTGGAGCTCAACAAAGACATAAGAAGCAAAGCAAAAGAATGGAGAGTTTCACTGAAGAAAGCATGGGCTATGAAACTCGAGGATGACCAATCGGGCTGGGAAGAGCAGTCAAATTTGCTGAAAACACAATTGAAGCAAATCAACAACATG GTGTTTAGGTACAATCTGATTGTTCCTTTTGGCCGTCAAATGTTTGGATTGAAGTgggagaaagagattgatcgCTTGAAAGAATAA